In Halostagnicola larsenii XH-48, the sequence GAACATCGGTATCGAGGGTATCGAACACGCCTTCGAGGTGATCGACGACGGCCGTCGCCGAACGATCGATCTGGGGCTCGCGAACGATTGTGCGTTCGTCAACTCCTGCATCGGCGGCGTTACGGCCGAGGCAAGCAGCGATACCTCCTCCGAGACCAAACGCGATCTGGGCGTGCTCGCGTACGTCAAGAACACGCTCGAGTCGGCCCAGGAATTCGATTCGCTCCCGCTCCGAGTGGAGACGGCCGCAGAACCCGACGGCGAGTTCGAGCGCGCTTGGGAGGGCGAGGCGCTGTTCGTCCTCGTCGGTAACTGTCGACGGTTCACGGGTTCGCGGACCGCCCAGGCCCATGTCGAGGACGGACTCCTCGAGGTAACGATCGTCGAAGACGCCGCGATCCCCGATCTGCTCGGCGGCGCGTTTCTCGAGGGGTTGTTCGCTCGCGACAGCACCCACATCATCCGTCGCCGGACGCCGTCGCTGACGATCGAACACCGGGAACACGCCGTCGAGTATAGCCTGGACGGTGAAATGCTCGAGACCGAACACTTGGAACTCGACGTGAACCCAACCGCGCTC encodes:
- a CDS encoding diacylglycerol/lipid kinase family protein, which gives rise to MQSDSPAAERRESDRVFVLNPVSGSQDHVDDVVKLAADYGFEVLTTEESGDATRFARRAAPDVDLVAAVGGDGTVNEVVNGIVEADALESTTVGVVPTGTGNNFATNIGIEGIEHAFEVIDDGRRRTIDLGLANDCAFVNSCIGGVTAEASSDTSSETKRDLGVLAYVKNTLESAQEFDSLPLRVETAAEPDGEFERAWEGEALFVLVGNCRRFTGSRTAQAHVEDGLLEVTIVEDAAIPDLLGGAFLEGLFARDSTHIIRRRTPSLTIEHREHAVEYSLDGEMLETEHLELDVNPTALEIAVGEGYQPNPDEEGGLFES